TTATTCCGAATGTCAAAAATCGTTTCAAATCCATTCATTGCTAATCGATTAATCGGAATTCCTCTTCCTAATGTCGAAATCGTATCAATTGGCATTGCTTGTAATTGTTTTTTTGCTGCAATAAATTTTAACTGTTCCCAGCTTTCATGTATTTTTTCGTTGAAACAAGTTTCAGTAAAACGCATCTGTTCTCTTCTAATGCTATTCAATTCACCCTCGAATCGAAGGACATCCTTTTTTGTTTGAATCATTGAACTCCTTCCTTTCGTGTGAAACCTACTCTATCTAAATGACTTAGGATTGAGAATCTCTGCAATAAATTCTTGCATCCATTGTAGCACAAGGCATATCGTACGAAGTATTTGGATTATCTCCAATAGAAAAAAGCACCTCATTAAGAGATGCTTTTCAATATGTTATTCGTCTTTACCTTGTATGGCATAGCTTTCATCGTTCATGGCTGGAAGAAAATGGCTTGTTTTAACGGCATATGCTTGTGCTTTTGCCAAATGCTTGAGACGAGGAAGATATTGTAATCCTCACCCTAATACGACTAAAAAGACGAACGCATAAAATTAGCCCTTGGATTTCCTAACACCAAAGAAATGATGTAGCACAATCCAACCTAGTCCAAGAGCTGAGAAATAAGATAATAAAACAGTTGCAAGTAAATAAGCTGTCGCGACAATGGACTTTAAATAAACGAATAGTAAAACGGCGATAATAACAAGAAGTACCGGAATAATAATCGATTGATCGCGACTTCCCTTTTCTCTGTTCAATTTCTTGCATCATTTCTTCAGTACGCGGAATAAATGCAACACACCCAAGTAACGCTAGAATGGCTGGAAGCAAAGTTAGTGCCCCGCAATCCCCATGATGAAGATTGACAAGCTAAACGGCACTGCAAAGCGGTCGTACGATACGTAATACGCGAGTCCTAGCGAGAGCATTCCCAAAACCGTTGTAAGAGAACCCATCATAATTGCGCCGCCGCAGTTCGTCACGATACCGCAAGATTACTCCCTTGTCATTAGATGAATTAGTGACAGAGATTTATAAATCTGTTTGGGACGGACTTTCGCATCCAAGTGCGTAAATGAAGTGTCAGGTTCTGCTATTTCAAGAACCTGGCATTTCAATCATTAAATGAATGCCTTTCTCCGCAAGATTTTCAAGGCATTCCTTCATATAGCATTCATTATGCTCGGGATAAATCGGTTTACTTTCCTGCTCAATTACTACCACTTCATATGATGAACATTGCTTTCCACGATATGCTGGATTCTCCCATAACGGATCATTCTTATAACCTCGTCTTTTCATTTCATTGATCACTTTCATGTGGTATTGAAAAAGCTTATAGGGGTCGTGGTCAAATACATAATTTACAGTCGCATGCTTTTTATTCCAACCTAAGCCGCGAAGTGCACAACATTCCCTATGTTGCCCTAATAACTGTTGTCTAGGTAGTTCTGTTAATAAATCTTCATGCCATAATCTCATTCTATTCCCTACTCTCTAGATTCTCTAAAAGATGTCATTGCTTTCCTTCTGTTTAAAAATGACAGAGTTACCGTTCCAATAGAGTGTATTCGGTGGGTACGTTTTTCCTTTGTCTTTCAGCAGAGCAGTAATTTGATTAAAACAATTCCCTCTTTTACTTGGCCACAAACTACAATTCAATAAATAATCAACTTGATAATGAAGTGTGTAGCTCTCTAAAATACGTAAAGCTTCTTTTGGATTCACTTGAATCAGCATATCCAGCTCTTGTCTCGCTGCACTTGGTAATACTTTCTTAAAATAACCAGATATATGGTACAGCGCATTTGTAATTTGCGGTAAATCAGTACTTGGCACTTCCTTAAATGCAGTATACACATCGGAAAGTACTTCGTAAGCCTTCACT
This window of the Sporosarcina ureilytica genome carries:
- a CDS encoding helix-hairpin-helix domain-containing protein — encoded protein: MIQTKKDVLRFEGELNSIRREQMRFTETCFNEKIHESWEQLKFIAAKKQLQAMPIDTISTLGRGIPINRLAMNGFETIFDIRNKSIEDLRMINGIGEVSAQAIYEAVSKKVTSVYEAATPKLNPIIFQKKIYC
- a CDS encoding TIGR02328 family protein — translated: MRLWHEDLLTELPRQQLLGQHRECCALRGLGWNKKHATVNYVFDHDPYKLFQYHMKVINEMKRRGYKNDPLWENPAYRGKQCSSYEVVVIEQESKPIYPEHNECYMKECLENLAEKGIHLMIEMPGS
- a CDS encoding DUF1722 domain-containing protein; its protein translation is MEKETKIICNQRLILKAAQSVWAANKYFVLACSQQQYRKVREHLRPENVKLVKAYEVLSDVYTAFKEVPSTDLPQITNALYHISGYFKKVLPSAARQELDMLIQVNPKEALRILESYTLHYQVDYLLNCSLWPSKRGNCFNQITALLKDKGKTYPPNTLYWNGNSVIFKQKESNDIF